Below is a window of Prosthecochloris sp. GSB1 DNA.
CGCAAGACCGCGCTTAAAGCGCTCGGCAACGTGGATTTCCTTGCCGTTGTCGATACGCTTCCAATGGAGGTGACCGGTTACGCCGACATCGTGCTGCCGGAGTGCACCTATCTTGAACGCTATGACGAACTCGACGGCGGAAGGCCCTACAGAACGCCGTTCGTCGCCCTTCGCCAGCCAGTGGTCGAGCCGATGTTCGACAGCAAGCCCGGCAACCAGATCGCCAGGATGCTCGCCGACAAGCTCGGGGTGCATGCACTCGAGGACGATGTGGAAACTTATCTCGACAAAAAACTCAAAAGAGCCGGCTCTTCACTCGAAGAGGTCAGGAAAACCGGCGTTCTACTGGGAAAACCGACCGACCTTTACCGCAAAACCGGCGAAAAGCTCACATTCGAAACACCGAGCGGCAAGATCGAAATCGCATCGTCGAAATTCAGAGATGCCGGATTCGATGCCGTGCCGAGATACACGAAGCATCCTGATGCGCCCGAAGGCTTCTATCGTGTGCTGACAGGACGCAAACCGATGCTGACATTCGGCCGCACGGCCAACAACCGGTTCCTCAACGAACTGCCGACGGCCCGCGAGAACGAAATCTGGGTCAACCCTCAGGTTGCCGCAAAACACCAGCTCAGTCATGGCGAGCAAGTTCACCTGAAAAACCAGGCTGGCGTGGTGTCGGAATTTCCTATAAAGGTCAAGGTCACCGAACGAATCCGGCAGGATGCCGTCTACATGGTCCATGGCTACGGCCACTATTTCAAGAAACTGAAATGGGCCTACGGAAAAGGCGCGTCGCACAACCAGTTGATCTCGAACTACGATATCGACACGTCGACCGGAGCGGTAGGCTTTGAAAACAACTTTGTGACTTTTATCAAGGAGGCGTAACACGTGGCTAAGCAGAAAAATTACGGAATGGTTATCGACACACGGGTCTGCGTAGGATGTTCCGCCTGTGTCTATGCGTGCAAATCCGAGAACAGCGTGCCGGAAGGGTACTGCCGGGACTGGGTGGTCCAGGAAACGAACGGCACCTACCCGAAGCTCTCGATGGAAAACCGCTCGGAGCGCTGCCAGCATTGCGAAAAAGCGCCCTGCGTCACCTACTGCCCGACCGGAGCCTCGCACTATGCCGAAGACGGCACGGTGCAGGTGAACCGCTCGCGCTGCACGGGCTGCAAAGCATGCCTCGCAGCATGTCCTTACGATGCCCGCTTCGTGCATCCCGAGGGTTACGTCGACAAATGCTCGCTCTGCAAGCATCGGCTCGACCAGGGTCTCGAAACCGCCTGCGTGTCGGTCTGCCCGACAAAGAGCCTCAATCTTGTGGATTTCAACGAACCGGACCAGGAGGCGCTGGCATTGATGAACGGCAAGGAAGTGTACCGGCAGAAGGAACACGCCGGAACCAGGCCGAGCCTCTACTGGATATCAGCAAGAAACAAACCCGGAGTGTAACCATGACAGAGACCGCAACAGAAATCATATCGACGAAAATCAACCCTAATGTGATCCCTCACCTGCACATCTGGGAGTGGCACATCCCCCTGTACCTCTTCCTCGGTGGTATAGCGGGCGGACTGCTGGTCATCACCTCCATCATGATCATCCTGAAACGGAAGTTCGGCATAGGACCCAAGGACGAAGGAGACGGCTGTCCCTGCCTTGCCGTGAGAATCGGCTCGATTCTTTCACCGGTCCTGCTCGGCCTCGGCATGCTGTTCCTCTTCCTCGACCTGGCGCACCCGCTCTATGTCTGGGCGTTCTACACCACCATCCAGCCTACTTCGCCCATGTCTGCGGGCAGTTGGATCCTGATCGCGTTCTTTCCGCTCGCAGTGCTGCAGGCCATGCTGGTGAACAAGAAGTTTCTCCGGGAGCGCAACATCGGCATCGTGAACAAGTTGATCGACTGGACTGAAAACCATCTCACCCTCGTCGCGCTTATCAACTCGCAGATCGGCGTGGGTATCGGTATCTACACGGGTATTCTGCTTTCCTTCTTCTATGCCCGCCCTCTCTGGTCGAGTTCGATTCTGGGCATGCTCTTCCTCGTTTCGGGTATTTCCAGCGCCGCCGCGCTGATGATGCTCTTCGCTCCCAATGAGGAAAAACCGGTGTACAGCAAAATCGACGCCAACGCGCTCTGGATCGAGCTGGTCGTTGTCGGGCTCTTCGTGCTCGGCGGCATTACCGGGCCCGCCAACAACAGCGGAGCGATGATGCACCTGATCGCCGGCGACTACCAGATGGCG
It encodes the following:
- a CDS encoding 4Fe-4S dicluster domain-containing protein, producing MAKQKNYGMVIDTRVCVGCSACVYACKSENSVPEGYCRDWVVQETNGTYPKLSMENRSERCQHCEKAPCVTYCPTGASHYAEDGTVQVNRSRCTGCKACLAACPYDARFVHPEGYVDKCSLCKHRLDQGLETACVSVCPTKSLNLVDFNEPDQEALALMNGKEVYRQKEHAGTRPSLYWISARNKPGV
- the nrfD gene encoding NrfD/PsrC family molybdoenzyme membrane anchor subunit, which translates into the protein MTETATEIISTKINPNVIPHLHIWEWHIPLYLFLGGIAGGLLVITSIMIILKRKFGIGPKDEGDGCPCLAVRIGSILSPVLLGLGMLFLFLDLAHPLYVWAFYTTIQPTSPMSAGSWILIAFFPLAVLQAMLVNKKFLRERNIGIVNKLIDWTENHLTLVALINSQIGVGIGIYTGILLSFFYARPLWSSSILGMLFLVSGISSAAALMMLFAPNEEKPVYSKIDANALWIELVVVGLFVLGGITGPANNSGAMMHLIAGDYQMAGMSYMLWFWGIFVALGLVIPLVLEFLEGAGVHIRFPLIAPVLVLVGGLVLRFLIVFAGQTYHTFM